The Plasmodium yoelii strain 17X genome assembly, chromosome: 14 DNA segment TAATATTATCTtttgtttcattttcatttataaaaatacttaTACATACTGATGAATATTGAATagtgttaaatatattagaataatttaattcataaaaatggttattcaaattttccttattttctaataaatatgattCTTTATTCTTATTATCTTCTCTTGTTTCTATCCTAGTATCAATATCATTTAAGGAATATAATAGATGCTTATTTATTTCACCCCcccatttttcttttaataacATTAAATGTTTATGCTTATACGATTTGAATGTGTATTCCATTTTATATGCCCCAACACTTTCTCTCTACACACGTCAGAacttttttctatattttctaCACGTCAGAacttttttctatattttctaCACGTCAGAacttttttctatattttctaCACGTCAGAacttttttctatattttctaCACGTCAGCACTTTTTTTCTCTATATTTTCTCTATATTTctactttattatttataataaatattaacaagtCATAAATTATGAACTATAACAAAATGTAAATTGACACAAATGTAATGCTAATACAAGCAAGACATGAAAAAAAGGCTTATGTAAAATcgtattttttgtataaacctttttattttcaccttaatatttattatttttttaattccttaaaATTTCTCAATATAATTTCATACCACTAACCATAATTGTGCTATTCATATATATCCAAAacataaattaatttatatatgtataataaaataataattgatATAAGCGGgctatatacatgcatacatacatactaCATATACAGGGAGAAAATgacaaatttataattttttatccGTAATTATTTTTCAATAAGACagaacatttatatttttttctcttttttaatcataataaaaaatcgcaatatttttttattacataataattaatatttttattcctttaAAGTGgacaatatttaaaaatacatttttttattaatttatcattttaatAGGATTATCTATTCATGTGTTTTtcatagcattttttttttttgtattaaatatataatcaatgTACTTATATTTAAAGGagaaaatttttaaaaaataccaaaaaacaataataaataaatatagtatatataaacttaatttaaaagaaataaaaataaagaaaaaaaattctaaAAAACAAAGGGTTACATGTCATATTATTGATAATACaaacatacatatatatatatatataagtttttttttttttttttttttttttttgttacaAATTATGACACTCAAAAAGATGAAACAGGGGTAATACACccacatatataaatacctTAAAACTGCCATCCAGATTGTTTAaacaatttattatatttttattcaattaTTCTTTCATAGTTTTCCAGCATAATTGtatgaattattttcaatcattttttttttaattttttattttcacctgtttcattttcaataatttccATTAATTTTCTTTTCGTATCTTCTATTTTCCCTTCTTCTGTTTCCTCATGCTTATCCTTAAATGAAGCACTATTTGaatttctaaaaaaaataaataaataaaaaaaaaaaaaaaataaataaatgtcataatatatacacCATTCCGGCATCCTACATTTGAAGCTTTATAGAATAGCTAAAACAGacattcattatttttatttcatttatttcatttttcatataaacTTACGTAAACATGCTCCGCACACTTCTTTTAATTCTTATCATATCTCTAAATGTGTGCTCATTTCCATACAATGCTTCAAATTCTCTCCAATCCTATatcagaaaaaataaattaaatatgtgtgtgtaatatctcataattaaaaaaaaaaaacatgtacAACTATTGCCCACATGTACATGTGTTCAggtattattatatagacggaatataaaacatattcaAAAAGTGTGGTATGTAAAAAGTCGAACCTGGAAAAATTTGGGGAATTTCAATGGATTTGTAAACTGAGCAGTGTATACATAAAGTGCTCTTACTCGATCATATTCATTTAACTTGTATTCCATATCAATATACAGCAAGCAAATTTCTCTAGCCTGAATAAAATAAgcgtaaataaaaaataataaaaaaaaaataataaaaaaaaataataaaaaaaaaaaaacacgcCCTCATATATGTAGTTTGACGAATAAAGTACTTGGTCATCCGTTAGCGTTTGAATAGCCTCTTCAAATGCCTCTCTAGCTTTGTGAATTCCATAAGACTTGGATAtctaaaaatggaaaaaatggaaaagatgGAAAAAACGCAAGTCAAGTGCAAAATTTACGAAATATGTGTGTGCAAAATTATGGAATAGCTAGCTAAAATAAGtaataatatgaacaagTCATAAAAAAACAAGCAAATATAGCCTTACCTTCGAAATAAACACTTtgtaaaatttaattttatcctGCTCCTCCAAAAATGGAATAGCCTCTTTGTAAATACTTAAcgattttttcaaaaatccATAATTTTCTTCAAACGAAATgtacattaaaaaaatgtattttgaAAATTCTTTAGGCacatatgttttattatcaGTTCCATATATGGCttgtttaaataattcaCGTACATacgaaatatttttatctttatatctttcaatatatttattaatataattaacatAAATTGGATATAGATATGGATAATGAAAAATTGAAATAGCTTTTTCATATACTTTAAaacattcattaaaatatttttgttcatataaataattagcAAATGACAAAACCATTTTAATCGTAATACTTTTAGAATGATATAATAAGTCAAACATACATAAAGCTGTTTCAACAGTtccataatttatttccataTCTAATACTAAACATACTAATTTTAtagaattttttaaattaaatttattttgtacATTTTGAAAACCATAAGTTGTATTATCTTTTCTAATTGAATTTCGATCAGAGTTGTAACTAACTATTTGCAATccttttttatcaaaattattatttttatcaaaatcaATAGATGATCTAGCAATCTGTAATGCTTCATTGTAATTTTGTTCTAAAATTTCCAATTCAATCcatgaacaaaatatatttgccATTTCattcaaatttttaatatttttatcttctatagcttttttaaaaacatttacCGAATCTttgtaattattattattatagtaataataagcATAAGTAATATATACATCACTTAATTTCCCAATATAATCATTAtcttgaaaatattttaaacactgattaaatatattgattttttcattttcattatctataatttctattttatttaaccatgcatatacattatttttattatttttaagttttatatctgcaatgtatatttttcttttatccagtaaataatttattttatccaTATATAAATCAATAATAAAATCATCAGAAATATTCATTTCGTTTTCATCCTCATCAGTTTCTTCTTCTTGATCATTCTTATTGGCTAGCTGGACAATATTATTTCCATCGTGATTTCGTATTTTAAGATctattaaaattttcaagGTTTCTATATAATTATCAAAAAGTACAGAAAAATCATTAATAGAATACGATTCAGATATTCCCTCTTCATATATATCCATAGCTTTATTCCATCTTCCTTcataaacaaaattattagccaataaaatatatagagaagtaatattttcataatttttaaaaatatccaaattttttcttaaaatttCCATAACATCATTATTTAACGTTTTAGAtgaattaattaaattaaatatttctttatataaatcatatttAGTTTTATCTCCTAAATCAAaatttatatcatcattatttaatatataaaaaaatgtgctTAAAGCTTGTTTatgcattttatatttaatataatgattaaataaaaatatgactTGTTCAGGATATATTGTAACATatctttttatatattcataattaattaatttgctatctatttttgatataaattttaattgaTAATTCCATATATCTTCATGTTGATTTAGACATACATTTTGTAAAGATTTATTAAAAACttctcttattttttttacatttctttgaatatataaaaattgtatatacataatatatatacttttaaaattatataaatataaaagacatttttcaaaaattttatttattttttcatattcttttttattattataatatatatcactAACCATTTCAATACTAtcctttatataataataccaTATTTTAAAGCTATATggaaaatgttttaaaatagtttcatatatttttagtagATAATATTTATCTTCTTCATCTTTATAATTAGTATTGTTATCATTGTTTTGGATAGtatcaaatttatttttttcattttctttatttattaattctttaATACAATATTCTATAACATTGTGTTTGGTTTCCAAGAGAGGATATTCATCTTTTCTTAAATgtatatcataaaattttaaattatataatttttttacattttttatatttttttctttatatgtgtttatatataaaaataaatattgtgTTGAAATTTTGTccatgttattttttatatcaaaatCGATATTTTTCAAGTAGCTTTCATTTTCCTCATTTACCAATCTTGTTGTATCCTCACAATTATTTTCATCcttttctaaatttatatcatcTTCATCATTATCGTTAAACAATAAATCACAATCATATACATTTCCTAATTCGTCCATTTTGAATCtatcaaattttattatattaataaattctCACCAAAAAGATcaagtatacatatatatatatatatatatatatatatatatatatatacctgatatttttgtatctctcttttttttttatttttatatgtttatcTATTTTGTGTTATTCATTTTGATTTTTACGTTGCAGATACATAATAAactattttatattcttaTACAAAGGTACATATATCAGATAGAGAGTTATGcctattttgaaaaatatacttCCTTTTTTCAAGcgatttatttatttatttatttttttttttttttttttttcctttatgACAAATGTATGGATAATTATTGAACAAATGGGTagataaaataacaaaatttttaatacttAATTTAGGTATTTTGTTTCAtcacaaatatttttatcattttaataaaaccCTTGCTAAatattattgtcattataTACTATTGGAAATATAACAATACTAGCTATATTGTAGTACCTTTAATAATACTCTAAATTCAGTAATATTTTGTTACCTTTGTTTTTCCATtttaacttttatttttaagcaTATAGTTCTATTAAAAagggtttttttttttttttttttttttttttttttttgagaatTTACAAAACGGCATGAATTGCTATGCAATATGTATACCCCAATTTACAGTAGAATACTGTTTTCctactatatataaaaaaaaatattttttcttattattattcctctttgaattttatttgtgggaaaataaaaacaccgtttttaatgtattaaaaaaaaataatatatgtgatTAATTTTCCATgacttaatatatttttgacaAAACTTGGAATAAAATGCACGCAAaataaattgtaaaaatttataattttagttTGTTTGTTTGATTATTTACtagttattatatatttttttttttttttttttttttaccttaAAATGTTCAATTAgttattatatgaacaatATCGAAAGGGAAGTTTTATACACAAACATATGAAAAATTCACATTgtttacaaatcaaaaaaaagtaaaaaaaagtaaaaaaaaataaaaaaaaataaaaaaaaaataattagcATCCTTTCGAAATTATGTCAAATACCATATATATCTAATAATTTGATACtcattttgttttgtttttcaAATTTGAAACTTGAAACattatcattaaatttttcaaaacaCACATAGTATATAAGCTTAGactatatcaaaaaaatatacacacaaatgtgtatatatatgtatgtataaaaaggcattacatttatttctttaattgctataaaaaaataatagttgaatataaaaatgtcgGATTCATTATATAATGATTACAAAAACAATTGTTATGAATATATGAAAACAGTTAATTACactgaaaaaattataaaagataataattCAGATCAAAATAAATTGCTAAATATTTATGAGAAAGCAGTAAATAGTGCTGAAAGCATGTTTAAACGCATGCAACTCGAAGTAGAAACGAATACAATAATTAGTGATCaacaaaatgaattaaatgaaatacaaacaaaaataacagaatataaatataaattaaaaaaatataaagatgaatttttagaaaatagtttaacaaaaaaaaatattaataacaaTTTTGATGATGATAGAGAATATCTTCTTACTGACATAGACATAATAGAAAAAGgtgatgtatatataaatcaatcaaaaatattattagacAATTCTGAATATATTAGTAATGATGTTATGAGACtattaaataaacaaaaagaatcactaaaaaaaaatatttcaaatatttCTTTTGTTACTGATAAATTAGATATtgctaaaaatattatgaaaagcttaaaaaataaagatatatttaataaatatagattatatattatttatatatttatattatttacattttcttttattacaATTGTAAAATATAATCGATATGTATCAACCACAATTGATACAgttacacaaaaaaataatcttATTCATGACATTAATAATGttaatatacaaaatgaaCCACATACCCCTGTAAATAATTTACCAAACATAAACGAGACAAATATAACACTAAACAATTTAGACGATAATAATCAAAGCgaacaaaataatgaaaacacACCAAGTGATAATAGTACCATAAACCAAGAATAACCATATAATTTATCGAAATGTccgtaaaaaaaaaaaaaaaaaataataaaaaaaataataaaaaaaaaaaataataacaatatttagCTAGCTGTGTAAATAAAAACTGAACAGTTAAACAAAATGTCCAAATAATCATATTAACTGTTcatacataataattataaagaccttttata contains these protein-coding regions:
- a CDS encoding vesicle transport v-SNARE protein VTI1, putative, with amino-acid sequence MSDSLYNDYKNNCYEYMKTVNYTEKIIKDNNSDQNKLLNIYEKAVNSAESMFKRMQLEVETNTIISDQQNELNEIQTKITEYKYKLKKYKDEFLENSLTKKNINNNFDDDREYLLTDIDIIEKGDVYINQSKILLDNSEYISNDVMRLLNKQKESLKKNISNISFVTDKLDIAKNIMKSLKNKDIFNKYRLYIIYIFILFTFSFITIVKYNRYVSTTIDTVTQKNNLIHDINNVNIQNEPHTPVNNLPNINETNITLNNLDDNNQSEQNNENTPSDNSTINQE